In Nostoc sp. UHCC 0926, a single genomic region encodes these proteins:
- a CDS encoding stage II sporulation protein M: MNIQRWIARREPNWQRLDALLKQIEKKGLKSLQATEIRELASLYRSVAADLARARTQQISNTLIQSLQSLTTRAYTQIYQGSRRQEWQAILEFYHWGLPSVVQKTFAYIAAATALFLLGAVVAWWYSWQNPSFMSLIVPESLITKVRDEHKLWMGSIVGVEPLASSGIMINNLSVSFGAAAGGITAGAYTAYLMVFNGLLIGAVGTLVGQNNLAYPFWAFVFPHGSLELPAIFFAGGAGFLLARAILFPGKYRRGDALKFYGFQAVQLIFGIVPMLVIAGAIEGFFSPNPSVPEPIKYLAGIGLFILLVMYCSRKQT, translated from the coding sequence ATGAATATTCAACGTTGGATTGCGCGACGAGAACCGAATTGGCAGCGTTTGGATGCCCTATTAAAGCAGATAGAAAAAAAAGGGCTAAAGTCCCTACAAGCAACAGAAATTAGAGAGTTAGCGAGTTTATATCGTTCAGTAGCAGCAGATTTAGCTCGTGCCCGTACCCAGCAAATCAGCAATACTTTGATACAAAGTTTACAATCTTTAACAACTCGTGCTTATACGCAGATTTACCAAGGTTCGCGGCGACAGGAATGGCAGGCAATCTTAGAATTTTACCATTGGGGATTACCATCTGTAGTCCAGAAAACATTTGCATATATTGCTGCTGCAACGGCGCTGTTTCTACTGGGGGCAGTAGTAGCTTGGTGGTATTCCTGGCAAAATCCTAGCTTTATGTCGTTGATAGTACCTGAAAGTTTGATTACCAAGGTGCGAGATGAGCATAAATTGTGGATGGGGTCAATTGTTGGCGTTGAACCTCTGGCATCCAGCGGTATCATGATCAATAATCTGTCGGTATCTTTTGGTGCTGCTGCTGGTGGCATCACGGCTGGAGCATACACAGCCTACTTGATGGTCTTTAATGGCTTATTGATTGGTGCTGTTGGTACTTTGGTGGGTCAAAATAATCTGGCTTATCCTTTTTGGGCGTTTGTGTTTCCGCATGGTTCTTTGGAATTACCCGCTATCTTTTTTGCTGGGGGTGCAGGATTTTTATTAGCAAGAGCAATTTTATTTCCTGGTAAATATCGCCGTGGTGATGCACTGAAATTCTATGGTTTTCAAGCAGTGCAGCTAATATTTGGGATTGTACCAATGTTAGTTATTGCTGGTGCGATCGAAGGCTTTTTTTCTCCTAATCCCAGCGTACCTGAGCCGATTAAATATCTGGCAGGAATAGGATTATTTATACTTTTGGTAATGTATTGTAGCCGCAAGCAAACATGA
- the holA gene encoding DNA polymerase III subunit delta — protein sequence MPIYVYWGEDDFAIEKAIAMLRDRVLDPQWISFNYTSFPPDQADAAIQGLNQVMTPTFGAGGRLVWLINTTLCQHCPDNVLAELVRSLPVIPENSFLLLTSRNKPDERLKSTKLLKQFATEFREFPLIPPWKTELLVQSVNQVAQTVGVKLTANTAQLLAESVGNDTRLLYNEMEKLRLYAQGSNKPLDIDTVTKLVRNTTQNSLQLAAAIRTGDTAKALTTLADLINASEPGLRIVATLIGQFRTWVWVKIMIESGERNQQAIAIAADIGNPKRIYFLQQEIRLLSVQQLISCFPLLLELEVSLKQGASEMLTLQTKVIELCQVCRGS from the coding sequence ATGCCAATCTATGTTTACTGGGGTGAAGATGATTTTGCCATAGAAAAGGCGATCGCTATGCTGCGCGATCGCGTCCTCGATCCCCAATGGATCAGTTTTAATTACACTTCATTTCCCCCAGATCAAGCTGATGCTGCTATCCAGGGGTTAAATCAGGTGATGACACCCACTTTTGGCGCTGGTGGGCGCTTGGTATGGCTGATAAATACTACTCTGTGCCAACACTGTCCAGACAATGTGTTAGCAGAATTGGTGCGATCGCTACCAGTCATTCCCGAAAACTCATTTTTATTGCTCACCAGCCGCAACAAGCCAGATGAACGCCTCAAATCCACAAAATTGTTAAAACAATTTGCTACCGAATTCCGAGAATTTCCCCTCATTCCCCCTTGGAAAACAGAATTGCTGGTGCAATCTGTTAATCAAGTAGCCCAGACTGTGGGCGTGAAACTGACTGCCAATACTGCCCAGCTATTGGCAGAATCTGTAGGAAATGATACACGGCTACTCTACAATGAGATGGAGAAATTGCGGTTATATGCCCAAGGTAGCAACAAGCCTTTAGACATAGATACTGTTACGAAGTTAGTAAGAAATACTACTCAAAATAGCTTACAATTAGCAGCAGCAATCAGAACAGGAGATACAGCTAAAGCTTTGACAACGTTGGCGGATCTGATCAATGCTTCCGAACCGGGATTACGGATAGTTGCCACACTAATTGGACAATTTCGCACCTGGGTATGGGTGAAGATTATGATAGAAAGTGGTGAGCGCAATCAACAAGCGATAGCTATTGCTGCTGATATCGGTAATCCCAAACGGATCTACTTTTTACAGCAAGAAATCAGGCTGCTTTCTGTGCAACAGTTAATCTCTTGCTTCCCCCTACTACTGGAGTTAGAAGTCAGCCTCAAGCAAGGAGCATCAGAAATGTTAACACTCCAGACTAAAGTCATCGAACTTTGTCAAGTATGCCGAGGAAGTTAA
- a CDS encoding RDD family protein, protein MRFFNRITFQTPESVELEFTLAGIGNRALALLIDYTILIVTLLLFVFTWSVLSTQLLNFIEDFFTNSINLGVWFLAIFFIIAFVIYISYFVFFETLWFGQTPGKRVAKIRVVRDDGRLIGLQQATLRALLRPFDETLFIGAFLIMLGRREKRLGDLAAGTIVIQAQTPTASATLTISEQAKVLNQQLVEIADLSQLLPDDFAVIREYLQRRGAMSLKARASLSLKLAEQVKTIINLEKLPEAVTPDVFLEAIYLVYKQLEF, encoded by the coding sequence ATGCGCTTTTTTAATCGCATCACATTCCAGACTCCAGAAAGTGTAGAGTTGGAATTCACTTTAGCGGGAATCGGCAATCGAGCTTTGGCACTGCTGATTGACTATACAATCTTGATTGTAACCTTGCTTCTGTTTGTCTTTACTTGGAGTGTCTTATCGACGCAACTATTAAATTTTATTGAAGACTTTTTTACTAATAGCATAAATTTAGGAGTTTGGTTCTTAGCAATTTTCTTCATTATCGCCTTTGTAATTTATATCAGCTATTTTGTATTTTTTGAAACCTTATGGTTTGGGCAAACCCCTGGTAAACGGGTTGCTAAAATTCGCGTGGTTCGAGATGACGGTAGACTCATCGGGCTACAACAAGCAACGCTACGTGCCTTACTCCGACCTTTTGATGAGACTTTGTTTATTGGCGCTTTTTTAATTATGTTGGGCCGTCGAGAAAAGCGTTTGGGTGATTTGGCAGCTGGCACAATTGTGATTCAAGCCCAAACACCCACTGCATCTGCAACATTGACAATTTCAGAACAGGCAAAGGTACTCAATCAGCAGTTAGTAGAAATTGCCGATTTATCGCAATTGTTGCCCGATGATTTTGCTGTTATTCGTGAGTATTTACAGCGACGTGGTGCAATGTCATTAAAAGCAAGAGCTTCACTATCTCTAAAGTTAGCCGAGCAAGTTAAAACTATTATTAATTTAGAAAAGCTACCAGAAGCTGTTACACCTGATGTATTTTTAGAAGCTATTTACCTCGTTTATAAACAACTAGAATTTTGA
- a CDS encoding DUF4168 domain-containing protein yields the protein MKKTSDFFFPPSRKRILFQSFFFGAIATVSVISNAFSLSSKADGQTPTPIVNNTEINSYAQAVLAMEPARQNAFEEIKKLIGNGEIPKIVCNDPNSIKDLPTKAQDIAKNFCTLSEKIVKDNGLSTDQFNKITMELQNNNILLKQQVSNTLLCLQKAPNTIKDTALCPNLHNQL from the coding sequence ATGAAGAAAACTTCCGACTTCTTTTTCCCACCTAGCCGAAAGCGAATTCTTTTCCAATCATTCTTTTTCGGTGCGATCGCTACTGTGAGTGTGATTTCCAACGCGTTTTCATTGAGTTCAAAAGCTGATGGTCAAACTCCAACACCAATAGTTAACAATACTGAAATCAACAGTTACGCTCAAGCCGTGCTAGCAATGGAGCCAGCCCGTCAAAATGCCTTTGAAGAAATTAAAAAACTTATTGGCAATGGAGAAATTCCCAAGATTGTTTGTAACGATCCTAACAGTATAAAGGATCTTCCAACAAAGGCTCAAGATATCGCCAAAAATTTCTGTACCCTCTCTGAAAAAATTGTCAAAGATAATGGTTTGAGCACTGATCAGTTCAACAAAATTACTATGGAACTACAAAATAACAATATTTTATTAAAACAGCAGGTTTCCAATACCTTATTATGCCTACAAAAAGCTCCGAATACAATTAAGGACACAGCATTGTGCCCCAACTTGCATAACCAATTATGA
- a CDS encoding DUF1868 domain-containing protein — protein MDDNYQTYLNRLARLTLPEAYRSQVQHIQESSKFQPHSGLRQAASFPGYTLTTPPAEEESQNSAFYAKLQTYQQELLQLPVNRNLIVPVPPASFHLTLADLIWDSAYLDACEKNPNFDEELHSCLTEIFQQYQQLMTNRSHPIQWQMLGLILMPRSVGVCLVPQDERCYEEIIKFRRTIYQNPKLIALGIEQHYHFTAHITLAYFGEVSSDLDRTSFSTMLSQLNEEWLLNLPEFLIHRVELRKFDNMTRYYREPDWPILNF, from the coding sequence TTGGACGACAACTATCAAACTTACTTAAATCGGTTAGCACGACTGACGCTGCCAGAAGCTTACAGATCCCAAGTCCAGCATATTCAGGAATCTTCTAAATTCCAGCCACATTCTGGGTTGAGACAAGCAGCGTCCTTTCCTGGCTATACGCTAACTACCCCGCCGGCAGAAGAAGAATCCCAAAACTCTGCTTTCTATGCCAAATTACAGACTTACCAACAGGAACTTTTACAGTTGCCTGTAAACCGTAATTTGATTGTACCTGTACCTCCTGCTAGCTTCCATCTGACTTTAGCGGATTTAATTTGGGACAGTGCTTACCTTGACGCCTGCGAAAAAAATCCCAATTTTGACGAGGAGTTACACTCTTGTTTAACCGAAATATTTCAGCAATATCAACAATTGATGACAAACAGGAGTCATCCAATTCAATGGCAAATGCTGGGACTGATACTGATGCCAAGATCTGTAGGTGTTTGTTTAGTACCTCAAGATGAACGCTGCTACGAGGAAATTATTAAATTTCGTCGAACAATTTATCAAAATCCCAAGTTAATTGCTTTGGGTATTGAGCAGCATTATCACTTCACAGCCCATATTACATTAGCTTATTTTGGGGAGGTTTCATCTGACTTAGACCGCACAAGTTTCAGCACAATGCTTTCTCAATTGAATGAAGAATGGTTGTTGAATTTGCCAGAATTTTTGATTCATCGCGTCGAATTGCGAAAGTTTGATAATATGACACGCTATTATCGTGAACCAGACTGGCCAATTTTAAATTTTTGA
- a CDS encoding helix-turn-helix transcriptional regulator, giving the protein MIALTKTLVQIVAEPQQLDSINLHESKRADFLQEVIEGLEDGILILSKAGKVIHANASAHRLCCQFNQGNFNQNFVPPAIWNLCESLLNSRYLFSDKLLILSDEIVLDKSNIFRIRVRLLDLDGFEVPCLLVTIENQYESVKNVALTEVQKFDLTPREAEIWFLYRSNYSYKEIANKLYITINTVKKHMKNIHTKRQASLVLEE; this is encoded by the coding sequence ATGATTGCTCTAACAAAGACATTAGTACAAATAGTAGCTGAACCACAACAGCTAGATAGTATTAACTTACATGAGTCGAAGCGAGCTGATTTTTTACAAGAAGTAATTGAAGGCTTAGAAGACGGTATATTAATTTTAAGCAAGGCTGGTAAAGTGATTCATGCTAATGCATCTGCTCATCGCCTTTGTTGTCAATTTAATCAAGGCAATTTTAATCAGAATTTTGTACCCCCAGCCATCTGGAATCTTTGTGAATCATTACTCAATAGTCGGTATTTGTTTTCTGATAAACTGCTAATTCTGTCAGATGAGATTGTGCTTGATAAGTCAAATATTTTTCGGATTAGGGTGAGATTGCTAGATTTAGATGGGTTTGAAGTGCCTTGCTTATTAGTGACCATAGAAAACCAATATGAGTCGGTGAAAAATGTAGCACTCACTGAAGTTCAAAAATTTGACCTGACGCCGCGAGAAGCTGAAATTTGGTTTCTCTATAGAAGCAACTACAGCTACAAAGAAATTGCTAATAAACTTTACATCACCATCAACACCGTGAAAAAGCACATGAAAAATATTCACACCAAGCGACAAGCATCTCTTGTACTTGAAGAGTAA